A part of Thermus sp. LT1-2-5 genomic DNA contains:
- a CDS encoding aminotransferase class I/II-fold pyridoxal phosphate-dependent enzyme, whose protein sequence is MQLHPRTQAAKESIFPKMSALARELGAVNLGQGFPSNPPPPFLLEAVRKALGTHDQYAPPAGLPALREALAEEFGVAPEGVVVTSGATEALYVLLQSLVGPGEEVVVLEPFFDVYLPDAFLAGATARLVRLDLTPEGFRLDLAALERAITSRTRAILLNTPMNPTGLVFGEEALRAIAALARKHQLFLVSDEVYDELYFGERPKRLREFAPERTFTVGSAGKRLEATGYRVGWVVGPPEYAPTLAGMRQWTSFSAPTPLQAGVAEALRVARREGYYEALRESYRRRRDLLWEGLRALGLRVYLPEGTYFLMAELFGWEAFALLEAARVALIPASAFYREDPPPYLFRFAFCKSEEELILALERLGRVVNSPREA, encoded by the coding sequence ATGCAACTCCACCCCCGGACCCAGGCGGCCAAGGAGAGCATCTTCCCCAAGATGAGCGCCCTGGCGCGGGAGCTGGGCGCCGTGAACCTGGGGCAGGGCTTCCCCTCCAACCCCCCGCCTCCTTTTTTGCTGGAGGCGGTGCGCAAGGCCTTGGGCACCCACGACCAGTATGCGCCCCCGGCGGGGCTTCCCGCCCTCAGGGAGGCCCTGGCGGAGGAGTTTGGCGTGGCCCCGGAGGGCGTGGTGGTGACCTCCGGGGCCACGGAAGCGCTTTATGTCCTCCTGCAGAGCCTTGTGGGGCCAGGGGAGGAGGTGGTGGTCCTGGAGCCCTTCTTTGACGTTTACCTCCCCGACGCCTTCTTGGCGGGGGCAACGGCGCGGCTTGTGCGCTTGGACCTGACCCCGGAGGGCTTCCGCCTGGACCTCGCTGCTTTGGAGAGGGCCATCACCTCGAGGACCCGGGCCATCCTCCTCAACACCCCCATGAACCCCACGGGCCTGGTCTTCGGGGAGGAGGCGCTTAGGGCCATCGCCGCCCTGGCCCGGAAGCACCAGCTCTTTTTGGTGTCGGACGAGGTTTACGATGAGCTCTACTTTGGGGAAAGGCCAAAGCGCCTGCGGGAATTCGCCCCCGAGCGCACCTTCACCGTGGGGAGTGCGGGGAAGCGCCTCGAGGCCACGGGCTACCGGGTGGGCTGGGTCGTGGGCCCCCCCGAGTACGCCCCCACCCTGGCGGGTATGCGCCAGTGGACAAGCTTTTCCGCCCCTACCCCCCTGCAGGCGGGGGTGGCGGAGGCCTTGCGGGTGGCGCGGCGGGAAGGCTATTACGAGGCCTTGCGGGAAAGCTACCGCAGGCGGCGGGACCTCCTCTGGGAGGGCCTAAGGGCCTTGGGGCTTAGGGTTTACCTCCCTGAGGGCACCTACTTCCTCATGGCCGAGCTATTTGGGTGGGAGGCCTTCGCCCTCCTGGAGGCGGCCCGGGTGGCCCTCATCCCCGCCTCCGCCTTCTACCGGGAGGACCCGCCCCCGTACCTCTTCCGCTTCGCCTTCTGCAAAAGCGAGGAGGAGCTAATCCTCGCCCTAGAGCGGCTTGGGCGTGTGGTAAACTCCCCCCGTGAAGCTTAA
- the tpiA gene encoding triose-phosphate isomerase yields MRRVLVAGNWKMHKVPSEARVWFAELKRLLPPLQAEVALLPAYPMLPAAKEVFGGTEVAYGAQDVSAHREGAYTGEVSARMLADLGCRYAIVGHSERRRYHGETDALVAEKAKRLLEEGLTPILCVGEPLEVRERGEAVPYTLAQLRASLEGVEPPSPDRLVIAYEPVWAIGTGRNATPEDAEAMHRAIRQALAERFGEGFAGRVRILYGGSVNPKNFADLLSMPNVDGGLVGGASLDLESFLALLRMAG; encoded by the coding sequence ATGCGCCGCGTTTTGGTGGCAGGCAACTGGAAGATGCATAAAGTTCCCTCGGAGGCCCGGGTCTGGTTCGCCGAGCTAAAGAGGCTCCTGCCTCCCTTGCAGGCGGAGGTGGCCCTTCTGCCCGCCTACCCCATGCTTCCCGCCGCCAAGGAGGTGTTTGGAGGGACAGAGGTGGCCTACGGGGCCCAGGACGTCTCCGCCCACCGGGAAGGGGCCTACACGGGGGAGGTTTCGGCCCGGATGCTGGCTGACCTGGGCTGCCGCTACGCCATCGTGGGCCACTCGGAAAGGCGGCGTTACCACGGGGAAACCGACGCCCTGGTGGCGGAGAAGGCGAAGCGGCTTTTGGAGGAGGGCCTCACCCCCATCCTCTGCGTGGGGGAGCCCTTGGAGGTGCGGGAACGGGGCGAGGCGGTGCCCTACACCCTGGCCCAACTCCGGGCGAGCCTGGAAGGGGTGGAGCCCCCTTCCCCTGACCGCCTCGTCATCGCCTACGAGCCGGTGTGGGCCATCGGCACCGGCAGGAACGCCACCCCCGAGGACGCCGAGGCCATGCACCGGGCCATCCGCCAGGCCTTGGCGGAGCGGTTCGGGGAGGGCTTTGCCGGGCGGGTGCGCATCCTTTATGGGGGAAGCGTGAACCCCAAGAACTTCGCCGACCTCCTCTCCATGCCCAACGTGGACGGGGGGCTGGTGGGCGGGGCGAGCCTGGACTTGGAAAGCTTCCTCGCCCTCCTGCGCATGGCGGGCTAA
- a CDS encoding phosphoglycerate kinase — translation MRTLRELDPRGKRVLVRVDYNVPIQDGVVQDETRIQESLPTLRHLLEGGASLVLLSHLGRPKGPDPKHSLAPVAEALARYLPGVRFLPHSPGSEEAFQAVRALGPGEVAVLENVRFEPGEEKNDPELAARYARLGDAFVLDAFGSAHRAHASVVGVARLLPAYAGFLMEKEVRALSRLLQDPERPYAVVLGGAKVSDKIGVIESLLPRIDRLLIGGAMAFTFLKALGGEVGKSLVEEDRLDLARDLLARAESLGVKVHLPLDVVAAESIAPGVATRVYPADAIPVPYMGLDIGPKTQAAFAEALNGAKTVFWNGPMGVFEVPPFDQGTLSVGRAIAALEGAFTVVGGGDSVAAVNRLGLKERFSHVSTGGGASLEFLEKGTLPGIEVLE, via the coding sequence ATGCGCACCCTGCGCGAGCTGGACCCCAGGGGGAAGCGGGTGTTGGTGCGGGTGGACTACAACGTCCCCATCCAAGACGGGGTGGTCCAGGACGAAACCCGCATCCAAGAAAGCCTCCCCACCCTGCGCCACCTCCTGGAAGGGGGGGCTTCCTTGGTCCTCCTCTCCCACCTGGGCCGGCCCAAGGGGCCTGACCCCAAGCATTCCCTGGCCCCCGTGGCCGAGGCCCTGGCCCGTTACCTTCCCGGGGTGCGCTTCCTTCCCCATAGCCCCGGTTCCGAGGAGGCCTTCCAGGCGGTGCGGGCCTTGGGGCCGGGGGAGGTGGCGGTATTGGAAAACGTCCGCTTTGAGCCGGGGGAGGAGAAGAACGACCCCGAGCTTGCCGCCCGCTACGCTAGGCTGGGGGATGCCTTCGTTCTGGACGCCTTTGGGAGCGCCCACCGGGCCCACGCCAGCGTGGTGGGGGTGGCGCGGCTTCTGCCCGCCTACGCCGGCTTTCTCATGGAGAAGGAGGTGCGGGCGCTTTCCCGCCTCCTGCAAGACCCCGAGCGCCCCTACGCCGTGGTCCTGGGCGGGGCCAAGGTATCCGACAAGATCGGGGTGATCGAAAGCCTCCTGCCCCGCATCGACCGCCTGCTCATCGGGGGGGCCATGGCCTTTACCTTCCTCAAGGCTTTGGGGGGCGAGGTGGGGAAGAGCCTGGTGGAGGAGGACCGGCTGGACCTGGCCCGGGACCTCCTGGCCCGGGCGGAAAGCCTGGGCGTGAAGGTCCACCTGCCCTTGGACGTGGTGGCGGCGGAGAGCATAGCCCCTGGGGTGGCGACCCGGGTGTATCCCGCAGACGCCATCCCCGTGCCCTACATGGGCCTAGACATCGGCCCCAAGACCCAAGCCGCCTTCGCCGAGGCGCTAAATGGGGCGAAGACGGTGTTTTGGAACGGGCCCATGGGGGTCTTTGAGGTGCCGCCCTTTGACCAGGGGACCTTGAGCGTGGGCCGGGCCATTGCCGCCCTCGAGGGCGCCTTCACCGTGGTGGGCGGTGGGGACTCCGTGGCGGCGGTAAACCGCCTGGGGCTCAAGGAGCGCTTCAGCCACGTGTCCACCGGGGGTGGGGCGAGCCTGGAGTTCTTGGAGAAGGGCACCCTCCCCGGCATCGAGGTCCTGGAATAA